The following coding sequences are from one Zonotrichia albicollis isolate bZonAlb1 chromosome 13, bZonAlb1.hap1, whole genome shotgun sequence window:
- the ZNF423 gene encoding zinc finger protein 423 isoform X6: MIGDGCDLGIGEEEGGTGLPYPCQFCDKSFIRLSYLKRHEQIHSDKLPFKCTYCSRLFKHKRSRDRHIKLHTGDKKYHCHECEAAFSRSDHLKIHLKTHSSSKPFKCTVCKRGFSSTSSLQSHMQAHKKNKEHMAKNEKEVKKDDFMCDYCEETFSQTEDLEKHVMTRHPQLSEKADLQCIHCPEVFVDENSLLSHIHQAHANKKHKCPMCPEQFSSVEEVYCHLDSHRQPDSSNHSISPDPVLGSVASMSSATPDSSASVERGSTPDSTLKPLRGQKKTRSVDREDGQNWSKVTYSCPYCSKRDFNSLAVLEIHLKTIHADKPQQSHTCQICLDSMPTLYNLNEHVRKVHKNHAYPMMQFSNISAFHCNYCPEMFADINSLQEHIRITHCGPNATPQDGNNAFFCNQCSMGFLTEATLTEHIQQTHCNVGNSKLDSPVIQPTQSFMEVYSCPYCTNSPIFGSILKLTKHIKENHKNIPLAHNKKSKAEQSPVSSDVEVSSPKRQRLSASANSVSNGEYPCNQCDLKFSNFESFQTHLKLHLELLLRKQSCPQCKEDFDSQESLLQHLTIHYMTTSTHYVCESCDKQFSSVDDLQKHLLDMHTFVLYHCTLCQEVFDSKVSIQVHLAVKHSNEKKMYRCTACNWDFRKEVDLQIHVKHSHLGNPSKSHKCIFCGETFSTEVELQCHITTHSKKYNCKFCSKAFHAIILLEKHLREKHCVFDASAENGTANGMTPTNKKTEGGDIQNMLMKNPDTSNSHEASEDDVDASEPMYGCDICGAAYTMEVLLQNHRLRDHNIRPGEDDCSRKKAEFIKGSHKCNICSRTFFSENGLREHMQTHRGPAKHYMCPICGERFPSLLTLTEHKVTHSKSLDTGTCRICKMPLQSEEEFIEHCQMHPDLRNSLTGFRCVVCMQTVTSTLELKIHGTFHMQKLAGNSATSSPNGQALQKLYKCALCLKEFRNKQDLVKLDVNGLPYGLCAGCMTRSTNGQSSSLTPQEVNERPCGSLRCPECSVKFESAEDLESHIQVDHRDLTPETSGQRKGTQTSPVPRKKTYQCIKCQMTFENEREIQIHVANHMIEEGINHECKLCNQMFDSPAKLLCHLIEHSFEGMGGTFKCPVCFTVFVQANKLQQHIFAVHGQEDKIYDCSQCPQKFFFQTELQNHTLSQHAQ; the protein is encoded by the exons ATGATAGGAGATGGGTGTGATCTTGGCAtcggggaggaggaaggggggactGGCCTGCCGTATCCCTGTCAGTTTTGTGATAAGTCCTTCATTCGCCTGAGCTACCTTAAAAGGCACGAGCAGATCCACAGTGACAAACTACCTTTCAAATGCACCTACTGTAGCCGGCTTTTTAAGCACAAGAGGAGTAGGGATCGCCACATAAAGCTTCACACAGGGGATAAAAAGTACCATTGCCACGAATGCGAGGCTGCGTTCTCCCGCAGCGACCACCTCAAAATCCACCTGAAAACCCACAGCTCCAGCAAACCATTCAAGTGTACTGTGTGTAAACGTGGGTTTTCATCCACCAGCTCATTGCAGAGTCACATGCAAGCTCATAAAAAGAACAAGGAACATATGGCAAAGAATGAGAAAGAGGTGAAGAAGGATGATTTTATGTGTGATTACTGTGAAGAGACGTTCAGTCAGACTGAAGATTTGGAGAAGCACGTAATGACACGCCACCCACAGCTTTCCGAGAAGGCAGATTTGCAGTGTATTCATTGCCCTGAAGTATTTGTAGACGAAAACTCGCTGCTCTCACACATTCATCAAGCCCATGCCAACAAGAAACACAAGTGCCCTATGTGCCCAGAGCAGTTTTCTTCAGTGGAGGAAGTCTATTGCCACTTGGACAGCCACAGACAGCCTGACTCCAGCAACCACAGCATCAGCCCTGACCCAGTCCTGGGGAGTGTGGCATCCATGAGCAGCGCAACGCCGGACTCCAGCGCGTCGGTGGAAAGAGGTTCCACTCCAGATTCCACCTTAAAGCCTTTGAGAGGACAAAAGAAAACCAGGTCTGTTGACAGAGAGGATGGCCAGAACTGGTCTAAAGTTACGTACAGCTGTCCCTACTGCTCGAAGCGTGACTTCAACAGCCTTGCTGTTCTGGAGATCCATCTGAAGACCATTCATGCAGATAAACCTCAGCAAAGCCACACGTGCCAGATCTGCCTTGATTCCATGCCCACACTGTACAACTTGAATGAACACGTGAGAAAAGTGCACAAAAACCATGCCTATCCCATGATGCAGTTTAGCAACATTTCTGCCTTTCATTGTAATTATTGCCCGGAGATGTTTGCCGATATCAATAGCTTGCAGGAACACATCCGCATTACTCACTGCGGCCCAAATGCTACCCCTCAAGATGGCAACAATGCTTTCTTCTGTAACCAGTGCTCCATGGGCTTTCTGACCGAAGCTACCTTGACTGAGCACATCCAGCAGACTCACTGCAATGTAGGAAATTCAAAATTGGATTCCCCTGTCATTCAGCCAACACAGTCTTTTATGGAAGTTTATTCATGCCCTTATTGCACAAACTCCCCCATTTTTGGCTCCATCCTGAAGCTTACAAAGCATATTAAAGAAAACCACAAGAACATTCCTCTGGCACACAATAAGAAGtcaaaagcagagcagagtcCAGTTTCTTCTGATGTTGAAGTCTCTTCCCCTAAAAGGCAGCGGCTTTCTGCAAGCGCAAACTCAGTGTCTAATGGCGAATACCCCTGTAATCAGTGTGATCTAAAGTTCTCAAATTTTGAAAGTTTTCAGACCCATTTAAAGTTGCATTTGGAGTTGCTGTTGAGGAAACAGTCTTGCCCTCAGTGTAAAGAAGACTTTGACTCCCAGGAGTCTCTTCTGCAACATCTCACCATACACTACATGACAACTTCCACTCATTATGTATGTGAGAGCTGTGACAAACAGTTTTCTTCAGTGGATGATTTGCAGAAGCATTTGTTGGACATGCATACTTTTGTGTTGTATCACTGCACCCTTTGCCAAGAAGTTTTTGATTCCAAGGTATCTATCCAAGTGCATCTGGCAGTCAAGCATAGCAATGAAAAGAAGATGTATCGTTGCACAGCCTGTAACTGGGATTTTAGGAAGGAGGTGGATCTCCAGATCCATGTGAAGCATAGTCACTTGGGTAATCCATCAAAGTCTCACAAATGTATCTTCTGTGGTGAGACCTTCAGCACAGAGGTAGAACTGCAGTGCCACATCACAACCCACAGCAAAAAATACAACTGCAAGTTTTGTAGCAAAGCTTTTCATGCCATCATCTTGCTTGAAAAACACTTGCGGGAAAAACATTGTGTTTTTGATGCTAGCGCTGAGAATGGTACAGCTAACGGCATGACCCCAACAAATAAGAAGACAGAAGGGGGAGATATCCAGAATATGTTAATGAAGAATCCAGATACTTCCAACAGTCATGAAGCCAGTGAGGATGATGTGGATGCTTCTGAGCCCATGTATGGCTGTGACATTTGCGGGGCTGCCTACACTATGGAGGTCCTCCTGCAGAACCATCGTTTGAGAGATCATAACATCAGGCCTGGGGAGGATGACTGTTCTAGGAAGAAAGCAGAATTCATCAAAGGTAGCCACAAGTGTAATATCTGCTCAAGGACCTTTTTCTCAGAAAATGGCCTGAGGGAGCACATGCAGACCCATCGAGGCCCAGCTAAGCACTACATGTGCCCCATCTGTGGGGAACGCTTCCCATCGCTCCTGACCCTGACGGAGCACAAAGTCACTCACAGCAAGAGTTTGGATACGGGGACGTGTCGGATCTGCAAAATGCCACTGCAGAGTGAGGAGGAATTCATCGAGCACTGCCAGATGCATCCAGATCTCAGAAACTCCCTCACTGGCTTTCGCTGTGTTGTCTGCATGCAGACGGTCACCTCTACCCTGGAGCTGAAAATTCATGGGACGTTCCATATGCAGAAATTGGCAGGAAACTCTGCAACCTCATCGCCTAATGGCCAGGCCTTGCAAAAACTCTACAAGTGTGCGCTGTGCTTGAAGGAGTTCCGCAATAAGCAGGACTTGGTAAAGTTGGATGTGAACGGCCTTCCCTACGGCCTGTGTGCTGGATGCATGACCAGGAGCACCAATGGACAGTCTTCCAGCTTGACTCCACAGGAGGTGAACGAGAggccctgtggcagcctgagGTGTCCAGAGTGTAGTGTCAAATTTGAAAGTGCTGAAGACTTAGAGAGCCACATTCAGGTAGACCACCGAGACCTGACACCTGAGACCAGTGGCCAAAGGAAAGGTACCCAGACGTCCCCTGTTCCCAGA AAAAAGACCTATCAATGCATCAAGTGCCAGATGACCTTTGAGAATGAGAGAGAGATACAAATCCATGTCGCTAACCATATGATTG